The genomic region CGGCAGGTACGCGCGCGACAGCCGCACGCCGGACAGCACGTTCGCCTCGAAGAAGTGGCTCCAGTCCTCGTCCGTCACATCGAAGAAGTCCTTCGGCCCGAAGATGCCCAGGTTGTTGATGAGGATGTCGCAGTGGGGGTGCGCCGCGACGAGCGCCGCGGTGGCCTCCGCCGTGCTCAGGTCGCCCGCGAAGCCCTTCACGGTGGCGCCCGGGGCCGCCTCGCGCACCGCCGCGATGGCCCGGTCCACCGCCGCCTGCGTGCGGCCGTTGACGATGACCGTGGCGCCCGCCGCCGCCAGCCCCTTCGCCGTGGCCAGGCCGATGCCGGCCGTGGAGCCGGTGACGAGGGCAATCCTTCCAGTGAGTTCGATGCGCATGGGGTGTCCCGGGAAAAGAGGAGTACGACTGAAGGCTCCTGGGTATGCGGTCCGCGAGCCTCCGAAACAATGGCCACGCCGCGCAAACCAGCATTCGATAGTTTCGAACAATGGATCGCTTCGACGAGATGGAGCTGTTCCTCGACATCGCCCGGCGGGGCAGCTTGTCCGCCGTCGCGCGAGCCCGGGGCGTGGCGCCTTCCACGGTGACGCTGGGACTCCAGCGCCTGGAGGCACGGCTGGGGGTGCGGCTGCTCGCCCGGTCCACACGGCGACTGTCGCTGACCCCCGAGGGCGAGGGCTACCGCGCGGACTGTCAGCGCATCCTCACCGACCTGGCGGAGAGCGAGGCGGGCGTGGGCGGGCGCGAGGGTCCCCTCACCGGCCTCCTGCGCGTCACCGCCACCAACGACTTCGGCCGCGCGCGGGTGGCCCCGCTGGTGGACGCATTCCTCCGGCTCCATCCGGGGGTGCGCGTGGAGCTCGTGCTGAGCGATGGGGTGCTGGATCTCATCGAGGAGGGCATCGACGTGGCGCTGCGCTTCGGGCCGCTGGCGGACTCGCGGCTGACTGCGCGGCGCATCGTCTCCGGCCGGCGCGTGGTGTGCGCGGCGCCCGCGTACTGGGCCCGCAACCCGCCGCCTCGCAAGCCCGCGGACCTGACGCGCCACAACTGCCTGGTGCTCGCGCGTCCGGGCGCGCCGCAGACGAGCTGGGCGTTCCGCGACGAGGACGGCCGCGTCTTCCACGTGCGCGTGTCCGGGGACCGGACCGCCAACGACGGCGGCGTGCTGAAGGACTGGGCCCTGGCGGGCGCGGGCGTCGTGCTCAAGTCCACCTGGGACGTGGAGGGGCTGCTCGCCTCCGGCCACCTGGTGTCCGCGCTGGACCGCTTCATGCTGCCGGACATCGACCTGCACGCGGTCCACACCGCCGGGCGCGAACCGGGCCGCCGGCTCGCGGCGTTCCTGGCGTTCCTCGCTGAACACCTGCCCCCGTCACCGGGGCCCGGAGGCATGGGCCGGCGGCGCGCGGGCCGGAGCCGCTGACGCCTCTCATCCCCTTTTCTGTCCTGCCAGCAACGACAGACAGCGCTTCCGGCCAGCGTCGATTTCCCTGACAGGCCGGTAGCATCCGGGCCGTTCGCGCGCTGGGGGGATTCGATGAAGATGGTCTGTGTTGGCGGAGGCCCTGCCGGGCTCTATTTCTCGATCCTGGCGAAGCTGTCCAACCCGAAGCACGACGTCACCGTCGTCGAGCGCAACCCCGCGGGCATGACGTATGGCTGGGGCGTCGTGTTCTGGGATGACCTGCTGGACGACCTCTTCCGCAACGACCCGGTGAGCGCGCAGCGGATCGCCCAGGCCGCGGCGCGCTGGGACACGCAGGAGGTGCACCTGCGGGGCCGGTACGCGACACACATCGGCGGCTATGGCTTCGCGTTGGGACGGGACCGGCTGCTGGACATCCTCATCCGGCGGGCGAGGGGGCTGGGCGTGGACGTCCGCTTCGAGCAGGACGTCACGGACCTCGCCGCGTTCATGGACGCGGACCTCGTCGTCGCCTGTGACGGCGTCAACAGCCGGCTGCGCCAGCGCCACGCCCATCACTTCCAGACGCACGTGGAGGAGGGACGCAACAAGTACATCTGGCTGGGCACCGACAAGGTGTTCGACGCCTTCACCTTCGCCTTCGAGGAGACGCCCGCCGGATGGCTCTGGTTCCACGGCTACCGCTTCAACAGCGAGACCAGCACCTGCATCGTGGAGTGCCAGGAGTCGACCTGGAAGGCGTTGGGCTTCGACGCGCTGGGACCGGATGAGACGCTCCGGAAGCTGGAGGGCATCTTCCAGAGCCGGCTCCAGGGCAAGTCGCTGTTCAACCAGCTGAAGGGCATGGGCCGGGCGCCATGGCTCAACTTCAAGCGCATCACCAACGAGCGCTGGTACCACGACAACGTGGTGCTCATGGGTGACGCCGCGCACACCACGCACTTCTCCATCGGCTCTGGGACGAAGCTGGCCATGCAGGACGCCATCGGGCTGGCGCGGCAGCTGCGAACGCAGCCGGACGTGCCCACCGCGCTGGAGGCGTATGACGGGGAGCGGCGCGCCTCCCTGCTGGCCATCCAGCTGGCGGCGCGCAGCAGCTCCGAGTGGTTCGAGAACGTCCCCAGCTACGTGGACCAGGACGAGACCCGGTTCGCCCATTCGCTGCTGAACCGCCGGGGCAGCTCCGTGTGGAGCTACCTGCTGCTCATGGCCAGCCAGCAGCCCTCGCTGCGAGGCGCGCTGCGCAAGCTCCACTCCTCCAAGCAGTGGGTCCGCGAGCAGCGCCGGGGCCGCGGCGCGGTGGTGCTGGGGGCTCCACCGCCGGGCTAGGGAGTCGGCGCGGCGTCCGGCGGGGGCGGCGTGGCGATGAGCAGGCCGTAGGCGTTATTGCCCTCGGTCTGCGTCCACGAAGCCTTGAAGTCCTTCCACGAGTAGACCTCCTCGCGGTTCTGGTAGGGATTGTAGACGCGCACCATCCAGTCGCCGTTGCCATTCTCCTCCACCGCGCGGACGTTCACGAAGTGCGCCGTGCCCCCGGCGCGCAGCATTCCATCCGCGCCGTCCGGGTTGATGTTGACCAACGCGACCAGTGACTTGCCGTCGGCGAGGAACCGCGCGAAGTCCTCGGGAGGCAGCGCGTCTCCCGACGAGTAGTCCGCGGTCCAGTTCGAGGCCGTGTACATCGGTATCAGGTCGTCCTTGCCGGTCGTGTACCCGGTGTTGAGCAGGCCCTCGCTTATGTCTCCGTTGGAGGCCGCGAAGCGGGTCAACGCCTCCTGGGGCAGCACCCCCATCGACGCGCCCACGGCCAGCGGGCCGCACAGGTTCTTGTGGACCGTGCGCCAGTCGCCGCCCCACATCGAGTTGAGGTTGAGGTACTGCGCGGCGGAGTGGGGATGCACCGCGAACTCGCGCCATTCGCCCGCTTTGCCACGGCCCAGCGTGCTGGCCGTGCCGAGGAAGGAGTGCTCCGGCACCTCGCCGCCGTCCTTGACGCCGTTGAAGAGCATTTCGGTCTGCTCGTGCACGGCGGCCCGCCACTCTTGCTGGAAGAGGGCCTGCTTGCCCTCGGGCGGCAGGTGGCTCCACGCCATGGAGCTGACGGAGGACGGCGGCGGGCCGTTGACGTCGAACTCCGGCATCGGCCAGTTCTCCGCCACCACCTTCTCCCGGGCGGTCTGGATGATCTGATCGCGGCCCTCCTGCGGCAGGGCGTTCCAGAGATAGGCCTCGATATCCGGCGGGCGTGTGCCGTCCGCCATCCATTGAGGGAAGGGGGACTCATAGGGCGGCGGCAGGGGTTTCTCTTCCTTGACCAGGGGCGCGTACACCCAGGCCTCGGTTCCGTTCTCCAGTTCCACGTTCAGCCAGGTGCCATCCTCGTTCTCGCCAAGCACCTTCAGCTTGTCCTCCATGTTCACGGTGGCAACCCATGTTCCCTGCGTGCTCGGATTTTCGCGGGTGTTGATGCCGTTCTTGGTCGGCGTGGCCCACCGCTCACCGTCCGCCACCTGCCGGTCCGCCACGCCAGACAGCCCCAGCTTCT from Corallococcus exiguus harbors:
- a CDS encoding LysR family transcriptional regulator, which codes for MDRFDEMELFLDIARRGSLSAVARARGVAPSTVTLGLQRLEARLGVRLLARSTRRLSLTPEGEGYRADCQRILTDLAESEAGVGGREGPLTGLLRVTATNDFGRARVAPLVDAFLRLHPGVRVELVLSDGVLDLIEEGIDVALRFGPLADSRLTARRIVSGRRVVCAAPAYWARNPPPRKPADLTRHNCLVLARPGAPQTSWAFRDEDGRVFHVRVSGDRTANDGGVLKDWALAGAGVVLKSTWDVEGLLASGHLVSALDRFMLPDIDLHAVHTAGREPGRRLAAFLAFLAEHLPPSPGPGGMGRRRAGRSR
- a CDS encoding FAD-dependent monooxygenase; its protein translation is MKMVCVGGGPAGLYFSILAKLSNPKHDVTVVERNPAGMTYGWGVVFWDDLLDDLFRNDPVSAQRIAQAAARWDTQEVHLRGRYATHIGGYGFALGRDRLLDILIRRARGLGVDVRFEQDVTDLAAFMDADLVVACDGVNSRLRQRHAHHFQTHVEEGRNKYIWLGTDKVFDAFTFAFEETPAGWLWFHGYRFNSETSTCIVECQESTWKALGFDALGPDETLRKLEGIFQSRLQGKSLFNQLKGMGRAPWLNFKRITNERWYHDNVVLMGDAAHTTHFSIGSGTKLAMQDAIGLARQLRTQPDVPTALEAYDGERRASLLAIQLAARSSSEWFENVPSYVDQDETRFAHSLLNRRGSSVWSYLLLMASQQPSLRGALRKLHSSKQWVREQRRGRGAVVLGAPPPG
- a CDS encoding SH3 domain-containing protein, with the protein product MIQFSRFLPLAVPPRPEPLPAPAGRGQPALQPKPQPFGSTSMFDATPAPASNLHTERLGDGSANCLEKAVGLARPGDSIVLMRDASDGVGHALVRRPDGSVVDPNHPTVRYETLGQWQATHPRYSQPVTVPASKMQQVLSTPPGPQREALIQKLGLSGVADRQVADGERWATPTKNGINTRENPSTQGTWVATVNMEDKLKVLGENEDGTWLNVELENGTEAWVYAPLVKEEKPLPPPYESPFPQWMADGTRPPDIEAYLWNALPQEGRDQIIQTAREKVVAENWPMPEFDVNGPPPSSVSSMAWSHLPPEGKQALFQQEWRAAVHEQTEMLFNGVKDGGEVPEHSFLGTASTLGRGKAGEWREFAVHPHSAAQYLNLNSMWGGDWRTVHKNLCGPLAVGASMGVLPQEALTRFAASNGDISEGLLNTGYTTGKDDLIPMYTASNWTADYSSGDALPPEDFARFLADGKSLVALVNINPDGADGMLRAGGTAHFVNVRAVEENGNGDWMVRVYNPYQNREEVYSWKDFKASWTQTEGNNAYGLLIATPPPPDAAPTP